A stretch of the Acidobacteriota bacterium genome encodes the following:
- a CDS encoding TIGR03013 family PEP-CTERM/XrtA system glycosyltransferase: protein MWRYLALRKFGIVFTETLLLMGWILLGHLIRFGRVPDSVLPPASLLVKAFLIAVIFQLVMHLNDVYGFQGSRLSRAFVLRLFQSLIIAWCILAVLFYAVPHGDLSRVGLVYGMLLCSAFLVLWHTMLRLYMRVRTPRTNLLVLGTGNLAREAVREILRHPELGIKVVGFVDDDPGLVGVSIVNPSVIGVYQDLAKLVGGHRVDRIVVGLQDRRGKLPIKELLDFKTRGIAIEDATTFYERVAGKIPIENLKPSWLVFNSGFGVSKSMLAKKRIFSILFSFFLLLALSPLLVLVMIAIKLESRGPVFYRQERVGQDGRGFILYKFRSMREDAEKDTGPVWAREGDDRVTRVGRILRRTRIDELPQFYNVLRGDMSLVGPRPERPVFVDQLSEEIPYYPLRHVVKPGITGWAQINYGYANTLEHTIEKLQYDLFYIKNMSWILDILIVLETVKTVMVKRGS from the coding sequence ATGTGGCGTTACCTGGCGTTGAGGAAGTTTGGAATCGTTTTCACGGAGACCCTGCTCCTGATGGGCTGGATCCTCCTGGGACACCTCATCCGCTTCGGCCGGGTCCCCGATTCGGTCCTCCCCCCGGCAAGCCTCCTGGTCAAGGCGTTCCTGATCGCCGTCATCTTCCAGCTGGTGATGCACCTCAACGACGTTTACGGCTTCCAGGGTTCGCGCCTTTCCCGGGCCTTCGTCCTTCGCCTGTTCCAGTCCCTCATCATCGCCTGGTGCATCCTGGCCGTGCTCTTCTACGCCGTGCCGCACGGCGACCTTAGCCGGGTGGGGCTGGTTTACGGCATGCTCCTCTGCTCCGCCTTCCTCGTCCTCTGGCACACCATGCTCCGGCTCTACATGCGGGTGCGGACCCCGCGCACCAACCTCCTGGTGCTGGGGACGGGCAACCTCGCGCGCGAGGCGGTGCGCGAGATCCTGCGCCACCCCGAGCTCGGCATCAAGGTGGTGGGCTTCGTGGACGACGATCCCGGCCTGGTCGGGGTGTCGATCGTGAACCCGAGCGTCATCGGCGTCTACCAGGACCTGGCCAAGCTGGTCGGCGGCCACCGGGTGGACCGGATCGTGGTCGGGCTGCAGGACCGCCGGGGGAAGCTCCCGATCAAGGAGCTGCTCGATTTCAAGACCCGCGGGATCGCCATCGAGGACGCCACGACCTTTTACGAGCGGGTGGCGGGCAAGATCCCCATCGAGAACCTCAAGCCCAGCTGGCTGGTCTTCAACAGCGGCTTCGGCGTTTCCAAGAGCATGCTGGCCAAGAAGCGGATCTTTTCGATCCTCTTTTCCTTTTTCCTCCTCCTCGCGCTCTCGCCGCTCCTGGTCCTGGTGATGATCGCCATCAAGCTCGAATCCAGGGGCCCCGTCTTCTACCGGCAGGAACGGGTGGGGCAGGACGGGCGGGGGTTCATCCTGTACAAGTTCCGATCGATGCGCGAGGACGCCGAAAAGGACACCGGCCCCGTATGGGCGCGGGAGGGGGACGACCGGGTCACCCGGGTGGGCCGCATCCTCCGGCGGACGCGGATCGACGAGCTGCCGCAGTTCTACAACGTGCTGCGGGGGGACATGAGCCTGGTCGGCCCGCGGCCGGAGCGTCCCGTGTTCGTCGACCAGCTGTCGGAAGAGATCCCCTATTACCCCCTGCGCCACGTGGTCAAGCCCGGGATCACCGGGTGGGCGCAGATCAACTACGGCTACGCGAACACCCTGGAGCACACGATCGAAAAGCTGCAGTACGACCTGTTCTACATCAAGAACATGTCCTGGATCCTCGACATCCTGATCGTGCTCGAAACGGTCAAGACCGTCATGGTCAAACGCGGGTCGTAG
- a CDS encoding VanZ family protein, translating into MGKWKYLFAAYIGFVIYGTLIPFHVVDSLQGVFRNLEAVRWLPFWDLHRGRIASVPDMVQNVLLFLPIGILGARCLGRRLAPTLATGFGLSLLVEVLQLVTPNRVSSVNDLVFNTLGTAAGFFLCLRLAPLWPRLIHSPVFREIARVPGALPLLMLMLYSWVYALEPFNFTLDVGVVWWNVRAIFRQLLHPRLVLGDELILASQFALMGFLAAGLLQKLRVRAACALSLFLVALWAAVTEMSQLIVASRVASLLTLAFSWIGAAIGVAARAWYTLSPRPGRLFVLYALFLLAAHAVDALSPFTLRESYLRPALLPFRQYQSAYFVSALSNVFHALLVFMPLGFLASRIRFGRARGLLFWSVLLVALVAIELGQGFIAGRYPDVTDFFLPFAGAVIGWWVAEKAREHGFTLRNSSP; encoded by the coding sequence ATGGGAAAGTGGAAGTACCTGTTCGCCGCCTATATCGGATTCGTGATCTACGGCACCCTGATCCCGTTTCATGTCGTGGACTCGCTCCAGGGGGTCTTTCGCAACCTGGAGGCCGTCCGGTGGCTCCCCTTCTGGGATCTCCACCGCGGACGGATCGCGTCGGTCCCCGACATGGTCCAGAACGTCCTCCTGTTCCTTCCCATCGGAATCCTGGGGGCCCGTTGCCTCGGGCGGCGGTTGGCTCCCACCCTCGCGACCGGTTTTGGTTTAAGCCTGCTGGTAGAAGTTCTGCAGCTCGTGACCCCCAACCGGGTGAGTTCGGTCAACGACCTGGTCTTCAACACCCTCGGGACCGCGGCCGGCTTCTTCCTCTGTCTCCGGCTGGCGCCCCTCTGGCCCCGGCTGATCCATAGCCCGGTCTTCAGGGAAATCGCCCGGGTCCCCGGCGCCCTCCCCCTCCTGATGCTGATGCTCTACAGCTGGGTCTACGCGCTGGAGCCGTTCAACTTCACCCTCGACGTGGGTGTCGTGTGGTGGAACGTGCGGGCGATTTTCCGTCAACTCCTCCACCCGCGCCTGGTGCTCGGCGACGAACTCATCCTGGCCTCGCAGTTCGCCCTGATGGGCTTTCTGGCAGCCGGGCTTCTCCAGAAGCTCCGGGTGCGCGCGGCCTGCGCCCTCTCCCTTTTCCTGGTGGCCCTCTGGGCCGCGGTCACCGAGATGAGCCAGTTGATCGTGGCTTCCCGGGTGGCGAGCCTTCTCACCCTCGCTTTTTCCTGGATCGGGGCCGCCATCGGGGTGGCCGCCCGCGCCTGGTACACCCTCTCCCCCCGGCCCGGCAGGCTCTTCGTCCTCTACGCCCTCTTCCTCCTCGCGGCCCATGCCGTCGACGCTCTGAGCCCCTTCACCCTGCGCGAATCGTATCTCCGCCCGGCCCTCCTCCCCTTCCGGCAGTACCAGTCGGCCTACTTCGTCAGCGCCCTGAGCAACGTCTTCCACGCGCTCCTGGTCTTCATGCCCCTGGGCTTCCTGGCCTCCCGCATCCGGTTCGGCCGGGCACGGGGCCTCCTGTTCTGGAGCGTGCTCCTGGTCGCCCTGGTCGCGATCGAACTCGGGCAGGGGTTCATCGCCGGCCGCTACCCGGACGTGACCGACTTCTTCCTTCCGTTCGCGGGGGCCGTGATCGGATGGTGGGTCGCCGAGAAGGCACGGGAGCACGGTTTTACGTTGCGGAACTCGTCGCCATGA
- a CDS encoding type II toxin-antitoxin system VapC family toxin gives MAYIDTSVLVAYYYPEALSSAAQLEIRAASPPAKSMLCELEFISALALKTRTGELPAESAQVILSVFRRHRTDGIYRILPIEDREYSTACKWLSMFKTTLRAPDALHLAAAFSNGLTLITADKALSQAADLFHISHRLLG, from the coding sequence ATGGCCTACATCGACACCAGCGTTCTGGTTGCCTACTACTACCCCGAAGCCCTCAGTTCCGCGGCCCAGCTTGAAATCCGGGCAGCTTCGCCACCTGCAAAAAGCATGCTCTGCGAATTGGAATTCATCTCGGCCCTGGCGCTGAAAACCCGCACCGGGGAGCTTCCCGCAGAATCCGCCCAGGTCATCCTGTCGGTATTCCGCCGGCATCGCACGGACGGGATTTACCGAATCCTTCCCATCGAGGATCGGGAATATTCCACAGCATGCAAATGGCTCTCCATGTTCAAAACCACCCTGAGAGCTCCGGACGCGTTGCACCTCGCCGCTGCATTCTCCAACGGCCTCACCCTCATCACGGCGGACAAGGCGCTATCCCAGGCGGCTGACCTGTTCCATATAAGCCACCGGCTCCTTGGTTGA
- a CDS encoding type II toxin-antitoxin system prevent-host-death family antitoxin — MGPVNLKEARARLSDLVRAVENGESVLITRRGRIVARLVPPAASPEHQKAPDLAPFREALEIREDEKSLSRIVIENRRQGRY; from the coding sequence ATGGGCCCCGTAAACCTGAAGGAAGCGCGCGCGCGATTGAGTGACCTTGTCCGCGCGGTCGAAAACGGTGAATCGGTGCTGATCACCCGGAGGGGCAGGATCGTCGCCCGCCTCGTCCCGCCGGCTGCATCCCCCGAACATCAAAAAGCCCCGGACCTCGCCCCCTTTCGTGAAGCCCTGGAAATCCGGGAGGATGAAAAGAGTCTCTCGCGCATAGTCATCGAAAACCGCCGCCAAGGCAGATATTGA
- a CDS encoding YraN family protein: MTAPHLLLGRRGERLACRFLVRAGYDVLARRYRARSGELDLVAFEGDTLVFVEVKTRASRRYGEPWEYVDWEKRQALRRAAEDFIARFDLGRYDYRFDIVSVVGREVQLYRDAF, encoded by the coding sequence ATGACGGCGCCTCACCTGCTCCTGGGCCGGCGCGGGGAACGGCTCGCCTGCCGCTTCCTCGTGCGCGCGGGCTACGACGTCCTCGCCCGCCGCTACCGCGCCCGCTCGGGCGAACTCGACCTGGTCGCCTTCGAGGGGGATACCCTCGTGTTCGTGGAGGTGAAGACGCGCGCGTCGAGGCGTTACGGCGAGCCGTGGGAGTACGTCGACTGGGAAAAGCGCCAGGCCCTGCGCCGCGCGGCCGAGGACTTCATCGCCCGCTTCGACCTCGGCCGGTACGACTACCGCTTCGACATCGTCTCGGTCGTCGGCCGCGAGGTCCAGCTCTACCGGGATGCCTTTTAG
- a CDS encoding cysteine--tRNA ligase, which translates to MLRIYNTLSSSEEEFRPVEEGVVRFYSCGPTVYDYAHIGNFRTFVFQDLLRRYLRYSGYRVRHVMNITDVDDKTIRNARAEGVSLSDYTSRYTEAFLEDSRTLRIDPPDVMPRATDHIPEMVALIRSLEEKGFTYRKDGSIYFDIARFEGYGKLSKADFSGAQAGARVDSDKYDKANARDFVLWKAKKEGEDFWETELGPGRPGWHIECSAMSMKYLGETFDIHCGGIDLVFPHHENEIAQSECATGRPFARYWVHPEFLIVEGEKMSKSLGNFFTLRDLTGQGYAPEAIRYLLLSVHYRKQLNFTMDGLRQASASIARLEDFLLRAREKASEDAPTPEFEAEAAAARGKFREAMDSDINTSAALGALFDFVRAANQRDARGALTGGDARLAVAFLEEIDGVLGILRGRPELLDEEIARRIEARQEARRRRDFAEADRIRDELLAEGIQLEDTREGVRWKRAPGEKAVK; encoded by the coding sequence ATGCTCAGAATATACAACACGCTCTCCAGCAGCGAAGAGGAGTTCCGCCCCGTCGAGGAGGGGGTGGTCCGGTTCTACTCCTGCGGCCCCACGGTCTACGACTACGCCCACATCGGCAACTTCCGTACCTTCGTCTTCCAGGACCTGCTGCGGCGCTACCTCCGCTACAGCGGCTACCGGGTGCGGCATGTCATGAACATCACCGACGTCGACGACAAGACGATCCGGAACGCGCGCGCGGAGGGGGTGTCGCTCAGCGACTACACCTCGCGCTACACCGAGGCCTTCCTCGAGGACAGCCGGACGCTCCGGATCGACCCGCCCGACGTCATGCCCCGGGCGACCGACCACATCCCCGAAATGGTGGCCCTGATCCGCAGCCTGGAGGAGAAGGGGTTCACCTACCGCAAGGATGGCTCGATCTATTTCGACATCGCCCGGTTCGAGGGGTACGGGAAGCTGAGCAAGGCCGATTTCAGCGGGGCCCAGGCGGGGGCGCGGGTCGACAGCGACAAGTACGACAAGGCCAACGCCCGCGACTTCGTCCTCTGGAAGGCGAAGAAGGAGGGGGAGGACTTCTGGGAGACCGAGCTCGGCCCCGGCCGGCCCGGCTGGCACATCGAGTGCTCGGCCATGAGCATGAAGTACCTGGGGGAAACGTTCGACATCCACTGCGGCGGGATCGACCTGGTCTTCCCCCACCACGAAAACGAGATCGCCCAGAGCGAATGCGCCACCGGCCGCCCCTTCGCCCGCTACTGGGTCCACCCGGAGTTCCTGATCGTGGAGGGGGAGAAGATGTCCAAGTCGCTGGGCAACTTCTTCACCCTGCGCGACCTGACCGGGCAGGGGTACGCCCCCGAGGCGATCCGCTACCTGCTCCTTTCGGTCCACTACCGCAAGCAGCTCAATTTCACCATGGACGGGCTGCGCCAGGCCTCCGCGTCGATCGCGCGGCTCGAGGATTTCCTCCTGCGGGCGCGGGAAAAGGCGTCGGAGGACGCCCCCACCCCCGAATTCGAAGCCGAGGCCGCCGCCGCCCGCGGAAAGTTCCGGGAGGCGATGGACAGCGACATCAACACCTCCGCCGCGCTCGGCGCCCTCTTCGACTTCGTGCGCGCGGCCAACCAGCGGGACGCCCGCGGGGCCCTGACGGGCGGGGACGCCCGGCTGGCCGTCGCCTTCCTCGAGGAGATCGACGGCGTCCTTGGCATCCTGCGCGGCCGGCCGGAGCTCCTGGACGAGGAGATCGCCCGGCGGATCGAGGCGAGGCAGGAGGCCCGCCGCCGGCGCGATTTCGCCGAAGCCGACCGCATCCGCGACGAGCTCCTGGCCGAGGGGATCCAGCTCGAGGACACCCGCGAAGGGGTCCGCTGGAAGCGGGCCCCGGGCGAAAAGGCGGTGAAATAG